From the genome of Populus alba chromosome 10, ASM523922v2, whole genome shotgun sequence, one region includes:
- the LOC118059754 gene encoding THO complex subunit 4B has product MSSLLDMSLDDLIRKGKENGGRDSNFRGSGRGAGSSSVLGPGPDRLVFRRDLTRPKPYSVRPVQVMQVQQEPIMLAASEGSNGEAKLYISNLDYGVSNEDIKVLFSEVGELLRYSLHYDMSGRSKGTAEVVFARQTDALAAVRRYNNVQLDGKPLKIELVGINVITPVPVSVPVTAITNVANPNGAVRSVHERIGARGRGHGGGAGGRGGGSVQEFARGQGQVRRRVEKLTAEALDSDLDKYHFEAMKLK; this is encoded by the exons ATGTCCAGCTTACTGGATATGTCACTTGACGACCTCATCCGCAAGGGCAAAGAAAATGGAGGGCGTGACAGTAATTTCAGAGGCAGTGGCAGAGGGGCAGGCTCCAGTTCGGTTTTGGGTCCCGGCCCCGATCGTTTGGTCTTCCGTCGTGACCTGACTCGACCCAAGCCCTACTCAGTAAGACCAGTGCAGGTAATGCAAGTGCAGCAGGAGCCAATAATGTTAGCAGCAAGTGAAGGGTCTAATGGAGAGGCTAAGTTATATATATCAAACTTGGATTATGGTGTTTCTAATGAGGATATCAAG GTGCTTTTCTCTGAGGTTGGTGAATTGTTGAGGTACTCACTTCATTATGATATGAGTGGGAGATCAAAG GGAACAGCTGAAGTTGTATTTGCACGCCAAACAGATGCTCTAGCAGCTGTCAGGAGATATAATAATGTTCAGCTTGATGGGAAGCCACTGAAAATTGAACTTGTAGGAATTAATGTGATAACCCCTGTCCCTGTTTCCGTGCCTGTAACTGCAATTACCAATGTGGCAAACCCAAATGGTGCTGTTAGAAG TGTTCACGAAAGAATTGGTGCAAGGGGAAGGGGCCATGGTGGTGGTGCTGGCGGCAGGGGCGGTGGCAGTGTTCAAGAATTTGCCAGGGGCCAGGGGCAGGTGAGACGCCGTGTCGAGAAGCTAACTGCAGAAGCACTTGATTCTGACTTGGACAAATACCACTTTGAAGCCATGAAATTAAAGTGA
- the LOC118059772 gene encoding phenolic glucoside malonyltransferase 1: MAPPNSVKILELCQVAPACGSTNPSNTEFTLPLTFIDIIWLKFPPAESIFFYELTESSPTVFKSIILPKLKKSLSHALVNFLPLAGNLIWPQDSPKPIILYTPNDAVSLTIAESSAEFGRLSSNEIREAIESRPYIPELCISDTKASVLALQITLFPNKGFSISFVTHHAVLDGKTTAMFIKAWVYICKHQELEKSDQPPLLPDELIPSFDRSVIKDVAGIETAHLNYWSVVNELVLKSDRRSLKVLPKMGESGPSDLVRATFGLSREDIKFLRKKVQSQFDSILKEEQNHSKQMHLSTFVLTCAYTLASMMKAIGDGCKKVYFLFTVDLRSRSLDPPIPNNYFGNCIAGQHVAAEARIFMEENGVAMIAEMFSEIIKGLEIRGLFEGAKERLVDLASLEPGTHCLGVAGSTRFDFYRSDFGWGEPKKVDIASIDRTSSISLLESRDGITGGVEIGLALKRHEMETFASLFVNGLKDH, encoded by the coding sequence ATGGCACCACCCAATTCTGTGAAAATTCTGGAGCTCTGCCAAGTTGCCCCTGCCTGCGGCTCAACTAATCCTTCAAACACTGAGTTCACTCTCCCCCTCACTTTCATAGATATCATTTGGCTCAAATTTCCCCCAGCCGAGagcattttcttttatgaactcaccgagtcaagtcCTACTGTTTTCAAATCAATTATCCttccaaaactcaaaaaatcaCTCTCTCATGCGCTAGTCAATTTTCTTCCACTAGCTGGCAATCTCATATGGCCTCAAGATTCTCCTAAACCCATAATCTTATACACTCCAAATGATGCAGTTTCACTAACCATTGCCGAGTCCAGTGCAGAATTCGGTCGTCTCTCGAGCAATGAAATTCGTGAAGCTATTGAGTCACGTCCTTACATACCCGAGCTGTGTATATCTGACACCAAGGCTTCAGTTCTTGCTCTGCAAATAACATTGTTTCCTAATAAAGGGTTTAGCATAAGCTTCGTTACCCACCATGCAGTTCTTGATGGGAAAACTACGGCCATGTTCATTAAGGCATGGGTTTATATATGCAAACACCAAGAACTTGAAAAAAGTGATCAACCACCCTTGTTGCCTGATGAGTTAATCCCTTCTTTTGATAGGTCAGTTATCAAAGATGTAGCTGGGATTGAGACGGCACACTTGAATTACTGGTCAGTAGTGAACGAGTTGGTTCTGAAGTCCGATCGTAGAAGTTTGAAGGTGTTGCCAAAAATGGGAGAGTCTGGGCCATCCGACTTAGTTCGAGCCACCTTTGGGCTGTCTCGTGAAGACATAAAGTTCTTAAGGAAAAAAGTGCAGTCCCAGTTCGATAGCAtcctcaaagaagagcaaaaccATTCGAAACAAATGCATTTGTCGACCTTTGTGCTCACATGTGCTTACACTTTAGCTTCCATGATGAAAGCAATAGGGGATGGTTGTAAAAAAGTTTACTTCTTATTCACTGTGGATTTGAGGAGCCGATCACTAGACCCTCCAATTCCAAACAATTATTTTGGTAACTGTATTGCTGGCCAACACGTTGCCGCTGAAGCAAGAATTTTTATGGAAGAAAATGGGGTTGCCATGATAGCAGAGATGTTTAGTGAAATTATAAAAGGACTGGAGATCAGGGGACTTTTTGAAGGAGCTAAGGAGAGGCTAGTTGACCTGGCTTCTTTAGAACCAGGAACACATTGCCTTGGGGTTGCTGGATCAACCCGTTTTGATTTTTACAGGTCAGATTTCGGTTGGGGAGAGCCCAAGAAGGTGGATATTGCATCCATAGACAGGACAAGCTCTATTTCTCTGTTAGAGAGCAGAGATGGAATAACAGGAGGTGTTGAGATTGGTCTGGCTTTAAAGAGGCATGAAATGGAGACTTTTGCTTCTCTGTTTGTTAATGGCCTAAAAGATCACTAA